The genomic region AGGCCCGCATCGTCCTGTGCGGCCAAATCGCCCTGTACAACCTGGAAAAACCCGATGTGGGGCCGCGGAACTTCACCCGGTTGCTGATCAACAGCGCGATGGTGAAGGGATTCATCGTCTCCGACTACGCCGACCGGTTCCCGGAGGGGATGAAGCGGCTGGCCGAGTGGGTGTCCCAGGGAAAACTGAAATACCGGGAAACCATCATCGAAGGGCTGGAAAACACGCCCCGGGCCTTCCTCGGCCTGTTTCGGGGCGAAAACATCGGCAAACAGCTGGTCAAGGTGGCCGACCCGCAGGGGTGACATCCCGCCGTCAGGCGAGGGGCGGAAGCTCCCTCGCCCTTTTCACGCCGGCATCGGCAGGCAAAAACGGAGATGAGAACCGCTTTGACTGGAAAGAAACCGGTGGTCATGCTGGGACTGGTTACGGCGCTCTGCCTCCTGGGCGATTCCATGCTGTATATCGTGCTGCCCATCTACTGGCGGGAAGGGGGCATCGCCTCCCTCTGGGAAGTGGGGCTGATCCTGTCCGTCAACCGGTGGATCCGCCTGCCGATTCATCCGCTGGTCGGGCGGATGTATCGGAAAATCTCCCTTCGCGCGGGGATCCTTCTCGCCGTCGTCCTGGGCAGTCTGACGACCGTCGGATACGGCTTCGCCGACGGTCTGCCGGCCTGGCTGCTCCTCCGCTCGCTCTGGGGGGTGGCATGGTCGCTTTTGCGGATCGGTGGATACTATGCGATCATCCGCGCTGCAAGCGGGAAGAACCGGGGGGAAATGACGGGGACCTACAACGGTTTGTACCGTTTGGGAAGCCTCGTCGGGATGGCGGCGGGCGGCCTGTTGGGTCCCTGGATCGGCCTTCGGGACACGTCGCTGCTCTTTGGAGGCCTGTCCCTGGTCGGAATCTTCCTGCTCCTTTCTTTCCCTTCCGAAACGGTTTCCGGAAGGGAGGCCGAAGCAAAAAAAGAAAAACCGGCCCGCCATCCGCTCGGGTGGGGAAGGGCCTTTCCCGTACTGTTCAGCGTTTTTTGGGTGGCCCTGGTCTTTCAGGGGATTCTCCCCTCCACGCTGAGCGCCTTCATTCTCCGCTTCGGCGAAACGGTGACGCTTATGGGCTTCACCCTGGCCGCCACCGCCTGGTCCGGAATCCTTCAGGGCGCGCGATGGGGGTGGGAACCGTTCCTGGCGGGGCGAATCGGTCGCTGGTCGGACGGCACGTCGGGCAGGATCCCTTTGTTTGTGGCCTCGCTCATCCTTTCCGCCGCGGGGTTGTCGGCAATGTTGATCTCCTCGGCGTTTCCGCTGTGGACGGCGGCAACCCTTTTGGTTCTGCTGACGGGAACGTCCCTCACCACCCTCTCCGACGCCCTCGCCGCGGATGAAGCGGTCCGCACCCGCAACGATTCCCTGTTGCCCCTGACCGCTTTGGCCCAGGATCTGGGAGCGGCGGTCGGACCGGTCCTGGCCTATTTGCTGATGGAATCCGGGGCGGATCTCTGGCGGGTCTACGCGACAGCGGCCGCGGGCTTCGCCGCCATGGCCTGGTTCTGGCACCGGAGTCCATCCTGCGGGCGGGCGGGGAAAAAGGAGAGGGCCGGCGGAGCGGATTCCGCATGCTCCGCCGGTGTCGTCCGCGTCAACGAAATCACTCGGCGCGAGGAGAGAAAAAAGTGAAAGGAATCCGGACAATCGAAAGCTGCACCCGCAGGGGGACGGGCGATTGGAACGAAGACGGGCTGATCCTCCATCCACCCGCCCATCGATACGGAGTGGTGGACGGGGCGACCGGATTCGATCCCGTGCGCGATCCCCTCGGACGGACTCCCGGCCGGATCGCCATGGAAACGGTGGTGAGCACTTCTCTTGGGGAGAAGGATTCCGCTTCCCTCCGCTTTCTCACCCTGGAAGCCAACCGGAGGCTCCGGACCCTCATGCAGTCGTACGGGGTGGATGTCTCCGATCCGTCCCGCCGCTGGAGCGCGGCCCACGCCGTGGTTCAAATCCGGGGGGATCATTTGGAATGGGTGCAAAGCGGCGACTGCAAGATCTATGCCGCAAGCCGCGACGGCGAGGTCCTGTCCCTTGCCGAGGACCGGGTCAAACCCCTGGACGATCTGGTCCTTTCCCGGTGGGTGGAAGAATTCGAAGGGAGCCGACCGGATGGAGTCCTCCCGGAACCGATCCGGGAAGATCTGCGGAAAAACCGCGCACGGGCAAACCGTCCGGGGGGCTATCCCGTGATCAACGGAGATCCCGCCCTGGAGAAGCATTTGCAGTCAGGAACCCTGTCCCTCAAAGGCCTCTCCTTCCTCCTGCTCGTCACGGACGGCATGGTTCCCCGGCACAGGGATGAAGCGGAGTGGGTCCGAAGGATCGGGCAAGAGGGGTTGGCGACGATGATGGATGAACTCTTACGGGAAGAACGTCGGGACCCAACCTGCGCACGGATGCCCCGATTCAAGGTCTCCGACGACAAAGCGGGGATTCTGATCCGATTTGAATGAAAAGGGGCGGGCGCCGTCATACCGGGGGCGGAAAGGGACCTTCCTTTCTCCTCCGGCTTTTTTGTTCTCTCTTTGGCCCGGTTGGGCGACGGCCTAATAGGAATCAGAAATCGTGCCCTCGAGACATCACCGGGGTGAAGAGACGGCCATGTCTCATTTCCTTACCTGAAACGGGTTATACCTGTTGTAATAATAATGAAATTCAATTTATAATTATAAACGAAAGGAGTGGATAAAATGCCAAAAAAGCGGATTTTCACCGCATCGGAGATTCAAAAGTTTTGCTACTGCCAGGAACAATTTCGCCTGGAAAAGCTGGAGGAACAAGGAAAGCTGCATTGGCCGCAAAAGCCGGACACGCACCGGTTGGAAGAGGGAATTGAATACCACAAGCATTTCCGGCAAAGGGAGGCGGCCGTGCCGAAGAGCCAGGTCTTGCTGATCGGTTTGGGGGTTGTCTTCGGTTTGATATGCCTTTGGCTGATCACCCGTTAGGGGGGATGAGGATGGAACTTTTTCTTGCGCTCTTATTGATCGCCGTCCTGATCGGGTATTGGGTCCAAAAGGGAAGAAAACGGAAACCGAAGGGAAAGCTGCTTTACTCCGACATGAACGGATGCGGCCGCGCCTGGGTGGACCCGGAATGGGGAATCAAGGGGAAGCCGGACGAGGTTTGGGAAAACGACGGCCGCTTGCATATCGTCGAGATCAAATCGGGGGCTCCAAAGAAAAACACCGCCTATCGCGGCCACATCATGCAATTGGCCGCCTATATGCGGCTTGCCAAAGTTCGATTCGGCAAACCCGTCGAAGGCGGGGAAATCCGTTATTCCAACGGGAAAACCTTCCGCTACCATTGGGATGATCAAATGAAAAGGGAGCTCCTCGCCGTGTTGCAACAGATGAGACACGTGGAAGAGACGGGAGAAACCTTCGTATCCGCGACGGCAAACCAATGCAGGCGCTGCCTTTACAACCCCGTTTGCGAAAAGAAACGGTACGCATGAAAAGGGCGACAAAGCGCCAGAAGCTTTAGCGGCAGCGCCGTTTCGGGCAGGTTTGGCACAGCTGCCCGTCCCCGACTTCACAATAGAGACAGCAGGTTTTGCGGATCCGCACCGGCTGGTCGCATCCGGGAAGGCAGCACTTCTCGCAGAAGAACCGCTTGAGCGGATTTTTTCGTTCTCCGAACAGCGAAGGATGGGCGCTCAGCAGGCAGTGAAAATCCTCGTTGATGCGACTTCTCTTCTCCTCCCCGGCTTTCCCCGGCATGTAGGTTTCGTACATCCAGTAGAAGTAGATCGACGCATTCTCCCAGAGAACGGTGGGCGACAGGCCGGAGACCCGGGAAACCGTCCGGATCACTTTCGCAAGATGATCCCGGAACACCGCCCCGACAATTTCCTCCCGCCAGGAGGCGCGGTCGCTCCCTTCGGGAGAGGAGACCTCCCGCTCCTTCAGGTGCAATCGGGCCCGCCAGGCGCCTTCCCCGGGAAAAGTGACTTCCAACAGGCAGTTGTCCGCTCCGACCTTGAGTCCCTTATCCAACAGGGTCATGGCATACAAGGTCGGCATCAACAGGCAGTAACTGTATTGTTTGAGGAGCAGGGAAGCGGTGACGTACAGGGAAGGGAACCGCAGCCGGTCCGTCAAGTCGCGAAGCAAGTATGCCGCCTGATCCCCGTCCATCAAGGCGCGGGGGTCGATCCGGCCGGCGTCGGGTTGAAGCCGGACCGCCAGGTTGCAATCCTTTTCGAGGCGGATCACGTCCTCCTCACTGAGTGTCGACAGCACGAAGGTTTTCATCTTCCGCTCGTCTCCCTTTTCCGCATGGAATGCACAACGGTTTTCCGTAAACGGGATCCTTCATGACCAGGCATTCGATGCCGAACACCCTTTTCACCAGTTCCGGGGTGATGATCGACTCCGGTTTTCCGTGGGCATACACCGTCTTGTCGTGCACCACCACCATGTTGTCCGCATACCGGGCGGAAAGATTCAAATCGTGAAGCACCATGATGATGGTCCTTCCTTCGCTTCGGTTCAGTTCGTACAGCAGATCCAGGATGTCGAGCTGGTGGGACAAATCCAGATAGGTGGTCGGTTCGTCCAGCAAGATCGTGTCGGTCTCCTGGGCCAGCACCATCGCGATCCACACCCGCTGCCGCTGTCCGCCGGAAAGGGAATCCACCGTGCGCTCCTCGAAACCTTCCAGATTGGTGATTTTCAGCGCCCTTTTCACGGCCCGCTCATCCTCTTCCGACCATTGCCGCATCCAGTTTTGATAGGGATACCGCCCCTGCTTCACCAGCTGCAGCACCGTAAGGCCCTCGGGGCACTCCGGCGACTGGGGCAGAATGGCCAATTTCCGGGCCACCGCCTTGGTGGACAGGGTGGTGATCGCCTTCCCGTCGAGGATGACGGAACCCTTCCGGGGCTTCAACAGCCGCGCCAGGGAGCGGAGCAGGGTGGATTTTCCGCTGCCGTTCGAGCCGATCAGAACGCTGATCTTCCCCTTCGGGAAGCAGTGATCCAGATTTTCGATCACCGGCTGATCCCCGTAGGCCAATGTGAGGGATTTCGTTTCCAGCGCATTCATCCCCGACACCCCTTCAATTTCGACTCCGAATCAACAGATAGATGAAATAAGGTGCGCCGATCGCCGAAGTAAACACACCCGCGGGGACCTCCAGGGGAGAAAACGCCGTCCGTCCGATCCAATCCGCTCCCATGACCAACAGGCCGCCGATCAGCGCGGACACCGGAATCAGCGCCCCGTAAGAGGGTCCGACCAGCCTTCTCCCGATGTGCGGCGCCATCAGTCCGACAAAGCCGATTCCTCCGGCAAAGGCCACCGCTCCCCCCGCGAGGGCCGTGCTGCAGGCCAATAGAAGCAGCCGCTCCCGCTGAACCCTGCTTCCCACGCCCCTCGCGATATCCTCGCCCAGCTCCTGGACGTTCAGCTTTCGCGCGCCGATCCAGACGAAGGCGACCAGCAACAGCACCCAGGGAAGAAGGGTGGTGACGTGGTTCCAATTGGAACCGTTCACACTTCCGGTCGTCCAAATGTGAACCTGCGTGGCCAGATAGATCGGCCCGAAGATGATCATGATGGTGGTCAAGGCTTGCATGGCGTGGGTCAATCCGATGCCGATCAACACGAGCCGCAGGGGGGTCACCCCTCCCTTCCAGGCCAGCGCGTAGACGACCGCCCCCACGAGAAAGGCGCCGAGGAAGGCCGCCAGGGGCAGCCATTGGACGCTGACGGTCAGGGCGTTCGCCCGGTCGCTGAAGGCGGTGTAAAAACTGACCACCGCAAAAGACGCTCCACCGGTGATCCCCATCAGGTCCGGCGACGCCAGCGGATTGCGGATGATCCCCTGCAGCACGGCGCCGGACACCGCCAGCGCCATCCCCGCCAGCACGGCCAGGAGAATGCGGGGAAGCCGGAAGGAGCGGATCACCAATTCATGCATCCCCTCCCCCGCTCCGAAGAGGGCTTTGACCACCTCCACCGGCGGGATGGCCATATCCCCGGTGCCGAGGCTGAGGACCGCCACGCCGGCGACCAGGACCAAAAGGATCCCCAAAAGGGCGACCGCTTTTTTGTCCATCAGCAGGGAGACCCGTCTCAGGCGAAAGGGAAGATAACGGCTCATAACCGACTCAACCCCCTTCGCGCGATGTACACGAAGAAGGGTGTCCCGATCAAAGCGGTCATGACCCCCACCGGAACTTCATTGGGCATGATGACGTACCGCGCGCCGATGTCGGCGAGGAGCAGCAGGAGCGCTCCGAGCAGGGCGCTGTAGGGAATCACCCAGCGCTGGTCCATCCCCACCAGCCCCCTCGCGATGTGGGGGATCACCACGCCGATAAAACCCACGGGCCCCGCGACGGCGACGGACC from Planifilum fulgidum harbors:
- a CDS encoding CRISPR-associated protein Cas4 → MELFLALLLIAVLIGYWVQKGRKRKPKGKLLYSDMNGCGRAWVDPEWGIKGKPDEVWENDGRLHIVEIKSGAPKKNTAYRGHIMQLAAYMRLAKVRFGKPVEGGEIRYSNGKTFRYHWDDQMKRELLAVLQQMRHVEETGETFVSATANQCRRCLYNPVCEKKRYA
- a CDS encoding IucA/IucC family C-terminal-domain containing protein gives rise to the protein MKTFVLSTLSEEDVIRLEKDCNLAVRLQPDAGRIDPRALMDGDQAAYLLRDLTDRLRFPSLYVTASLLLKQYSYCLLMPTLYAMTLLDKGLKVGADNCLLEVTFPGEGAWRARLHLKEREVSSPEGSDRASWREEIVGAVFRDHLAKVIRTVSRVSGLSPTVLWENASIYFYWMYETYMPGKAGEEKRSRINEDFHCLLSAHPSLFGERKNPLKRFFCEKCCLPGCDQPVRIRKTCCLYCEVGDGQLCQTCPKRRCR
- a CDS encoding ABC transporter ATP-binding protein; its protein translation is MNALETKSLTLAYGDQPVIENLDHCFPKGKISVLIGSNGSGKSTLLRSLARLLKPRKGSVILDGKAITTLSTKAVARKLAILPQSPECPEGLTVLQLVKQGRYPYQNWMRQWSEEDERAVKRALKITNLEGFEERTVDSLSGGQRQRVWIAMVLAQETDTILLDEPTTYLDLSHQLDILDLLYELNRSEGRTIIMVLHDLNLSARYADNMVVVHDKTVYAHGKPESIITPELVKRVFGIECLVMKDPVYGKPLCIPCGKGRRAEDENLRAVDTQ
- a CDS encoding FecCD family ABC transporter permease; amino-acid sequence: MSRYLPFRLRRVSLLMDKKAVALLGILLVLVAGVAVLSLGTGDMAIPPVEVVKALFGAGEGMHELVIRSFRLPRILLAVLAGMALAVSGAVLQGIIRNPLASPDLMGITGGASFAVVSFYTAFSDRANALTVSVQWLPLAAFLGAFLVGAVVYALAWKGGVTPLRLVLIGIGLTHAMQALTTIMIIFGPIYLATQVHIWTTGSVNGSNWNHVTTLLPWVLLLVAFVWIGARKLNVQELGEDIARGVGSRVQRERLLLLACSTALAGGAVAFAGGIGFVGLMAPHIGRRLVGPSYGALIPVSALIGGLLVMGADWIGRTAFSPLEVPAGVFTSAIGAPYFIYLLIRSRN
- a CDS encoding MFS transporter, with product MTGKKPVVMLGLVTALCLLGDSMLYIVLPIYWREGGIASLWEVGLILSVNRWIRLPIHPLVGRMYRKISLRAGILLAVVLGSLTTVGYGFADGLPAWLLLRSLWGVAWSLLRIGGYYAIIRAASGKNRGEMTGTYNGLYRLGSLVGMAAGGLLGPWIGLRDTSLLFGGLSLVGIFLLLSFPSETVSGREAEAKKEKPARHPLGWGRAFPVLFSVFWVALVFQGILPSTLSAFILRFGETVTLMGFTLAATAWSGILQGARWGWEPFLAGRIGRWSDGTSGRIPLFVASLILSAAGLSAMLISSAFPLWTAATLLVLLTGTSLTTLSDALAADEAVRTRNDSLLPLTALAQDLGAAVGPVLAYLLMESGADLWRVYATAAAGFAAMAWFWHRSPSCGRAGKKERAGGADSACSAGVVRVNEITRREERKK